The sequence CTGCGTCGGCGTCGGCTCGTGGGTCGATTACCTCGACCCCGAGGGCGAGCACATCTGGACTTGGAAAATGAGCGCCAACCCCGCACAAATCGAACACGATCTGCTCGAAGGCGGCATCGGTGGCCTCGTCCACCCCGCCATGATGCTCCGGGCCGACGCCATCCGTGCCGTCGGCGGCTACCAGGCCGAGTGCAAGGACATCGAGGACTACGACCTCTTCCTGCGCCTGCTTGAGCAGGGACATTTTTCCGTCCTGCCCGAGCCGCTGCTGGGCTACCGCCAGCACCCCGCCAGCATCAACGCAACCAGCAACCGCGGCGCCCGCACCGCCATCGCCAACCGGCTCATGGCCGAGGCCCGCCAGCAACGCGGCCTTCCCGAAAAAGTCCTCACTCCGACCCCGGCCACACCCGAATCCAGCCAGTTGGAGTGGATCGACCTCGCCCTGCTCGATGGCAACTGGCGCAGCGCCCGCAAGACTACGTGCCGTCTTTTCAGAAGCGTCCCGCTCAAGACCGCCCCCTGGCAGGCCCTCGGCAAACTCATTCAGGCCGCGCTGGGCAAACTCCGCATCCGCGCCGGACGCATCCGCCAGTTCGTATCCATCTTTTGAATACATTTTTCACGAACCATTTCCCCCGCTCACAACTGGCATGACCACCACGGACAAAACCGTCACCATTCTCGGGCTTACCTTCTACACCGACACACTGGAAGCCGTGGTGGAAGCGACCGCCCGCGACGGCGGG comes from Ruficoccus amylovorans and encodes:
- a CDS encoding glycosyltransferase family 2 protein; amino-acid sequence: MSADPTLQVSVLLPVYNAGRYLPEALESILAQENICFECVAVDDGSTDDTADILNDFARRDARLRVLSRPNTGIVGALNDGLALCRAPYIARMDADDIARPARLARQAAYLDTHADCVGVGSWVDYLDPEGEHIWTWKMSANPAQIEHDLLEGGIGGLVHPAMMLRADAIRAVGGYQAECKDIEDYDLFLRLLEQGHFSVLPEPLLGYRQHPASINATSNRGARTAIANRLMAEARQQRGLPEKVLTPTPATPESSQLEWIDLALLDGNWRSARKTTCRLFRSVPLKTAPWQALGKLIQAALGKLRIRAGRIRQFVSIF